In the genome of Streptomyces lydicus, the window CGGGCGAGCGTGACGCCCAGGCGCTCGGCTCCACCGTCTCCGGCGGCTGCTGACGCGACGCCGGCTGGACCGTGCACCTGTTATATGCACGGCCCACCGGCTCCAGGTGTCCCGCAACGGCACCTGGCACGTCACCACCGTGATGTCACACCACGACGAGTCCCCGGAAGGAGGTGTCGACAGATGACCATCATGGACCTTCAGGGCCTGGAGGTGCCGGGCGAGCGTGACGCCCAGGCGCTCGGCTCGACCATCAGCGGCGGCTGCTGACACAGCCGGCCACACGGTGTGCGTATTCCACCACGCGCCGTGTATCTCACCGTACACATGTCCACCGATCCACGGAAGGGAGGTGACGAGATGACCATCATGGACCTTCAGGGCCTGGAGGTGCCGGGCGAGCGTGACGCCCAGGCGCTCGGCTCCACGATCAGCGGCGGCTGCTGACACGGCGCCCGGCGGCCCCCTGCTACGGCACGGGCCGCCGGGCCTCTGTGTTTTGCCGGCCTCTGCGCCACCCCATACCCCCATGCAGCACGGCCGTTGGACGGAGGCCAGGTGAACGACCCGGTGGGCCCGGCCCGCTCCCTGTGCCTGATCGGCTGCGGACCGCGCGGCGCCTCGATCGTCGAGCGGATCCTCGCCAACGTCCCCGCCCTGTACGGCGACCGGCCCCTGGACCTGCACATCGTCGACCCGTACCCACCGGGCGCGGGCCGCACCTGGCGCACCGACCAGCCCGGTCTGCTGTGGATGAACTCCGCCGCCGAGCAGGTCACGATGTACCCCGACGAGAGCGTGGAGTGCGCCGGCCCGCCGCGCCCCGGCCCCACCACCGCCGGCTGGCTCGACGCCCCGCTGCACGACGGTGCCTACGCCGCCCGCCGCGACCAGGGCCGGTATCTGCGGCACTTCTTCGAGACCGTCACCCGCGAGCGGCCCGCCTCGGTGCGGCTGTACGTCCACCGGGCGCGGGCGGTCGATCTGCGGCGCACGCCCGCCGGGGCGGCACCGGGCGGGCGGGGACGCCAGCAGGTGATCCTCGACTCCGGCCAACCGCCCTTCCTCGCCGACCGGGTGGTGTTCGCCCAGGGCCATACGGACACCCTCGCCGCCCCCGCACCGGCCGGCCTGACCCGGATCGGCCCCGGCCCCGCCGACCCGGCGGCGCTGGCGGCCGTCCCGCCCGGCGCCCGGGTCCTGGTCCGCGGCCTGGGCCTGGTCTTCATCGACTGCCTGGCGCTGCTGACGGAGGGCCGCGGCGGCCGTTTCGTCCGCCCCGCCCCCGGCGGGCCACTGCGCTATCTGCCGTCCGGGCGCGAGCCCCGGCTGTACGCGGGCTCCCGGCGCGGCGTCCCCCTGCCGCCCAAACCGGCGTACGCGCCACCGGCCGGCCCCCGGGCAGCCAGCGCCCCGGCAGGCACCACCGCCCCGGCAGCCCTGGCAGCCCCGGCAGCCCCGGCAGTCACCGCCACTCCGACTGCCCCCGCCGCCCCGCGCTTCGCCACCGTCGACGCCTGCCGGGCCGTGCTGTCCCGGCCCGGCGCCTCCTTCGGCGGCGAGGTGTGGCCGCTGGTGGTGGCGGAACTGGGCTGGTGCCACTACCGCGCCCTCTTCGCCGGGCAGCCCGCCCGTACCCGTATGAGCTGGCCGGACTTCGACGCCCAGTACGCCCTGCTGCACCCCGACGCCGACCGGCTGGCCAAACTCGCCCGCGAGGCGGTGCCCGACCCCGCCGACCGCCTCGACCTGGCCCGGCTGGCCGACCCGCTGGCCGGCCTGCGGTTCGCCGGCCCCGACGACCTCCAGCACCGGCTGCGCGGCCTGCTCGCCGAGGAGCTGCGCCGCCGCACGGGCCCCGCGAGCGGTGTCGCCACCGCCCTGGTCGACGGCCTGCGGCTGGCCGGCGCGGTCATCGAGGAGCTGTGGCGCTCCGGCGAGCTGTCCGCCGGCCAACTGGCGGAGGCACTGGACCACTTCGCACTCGGCACCTACCTCAGCTCGGGCCCGCCGCCGCTGCGCGCCGAGCAGCTGCTGGCACTGGCCGAAGCGGGCGTGGTGACGTTCGTGGGCCCTGGGATGCGGGTGTCGCCCGTGCCCGGGGACGGGGGCGTGCCAGGAGGCGGGGACGTGCCCGGAGGCGGGGACGTGCCCGGGGACGAGGCCTTACCCGAAGACCGGGCCTCGGAGAGCGCCCCGCGCCGCGCCGTCTTCCGCGCGACCAGCCCCGCCCTCCCCGGCACCGGGTACGAGGCGGACATCCTCCTCGACGCCCGGCTGGCGGCGCCCGACCCCGACCGGGTGACCGATCCCCTGCTGCGCGCCCTGCTGTCCCGCGGCGAACTGGTCCAGGAGCGGCCCGGGGACGACGCGGCCGGCATGCTGCGGCTGTCCGGCGCGGACCTGCACCCCGTCGACTCGACCGGCACCGTGCACCACGACCGGACCATCGCCGGACCGGCCCAGTTCCCCCGCCCGCACACCAACGCCGTCTACTTCCGCCAGAACGACGCGATCGCCCGCGCCCTGCTCGCCGACGGCTGACCGCGGGCCGCCCGGCCCAGGGGGCCGCCCCCGCCCGGCCCCCTCCCCACTCCTCACCCCCGCAGCGCGATCCCGTGCTGTTGGGCCAGGATCGCGGCCTGTACCCGGCTGCGCAGGTTGAGTTTCGACAGGATCCGGCTGGTGTGTGTTTTCACGGTGCCCTCCGCGAGGTGGAGGGTTTCGGCGATGGCGCTGTTGGCCAGGCCGCGGGCTATACAGGCCAGTACCTCCAACTCCCGTTTGGTGAGGGTGTCGAGGGACTGTGCGGCGCCCGCCGGGAGGGTGGGGCCGGCCACCGGGGGGCGGCCGGCGAACTCGGTGATCAGGCGCCGGGCGATGGCGGGGGTGAGAAAGCCGTCCCCGTGCGCCACCTCCCTTACCGCGCTGACCAGTACGGCAGGCTCGGCGTTCTTGAGGATGAAGCCGCCGGCGCCGGCCCGTAGCGCCCCGAAGATGTACTCGTTGAGGTCGAAGGTGGTCAGCACCAGCACCTCGGCGAGCCCGCGCTCCACGATCCTGCGGGTGGCGGCGACCCCGTTGAGCTGCGGCATCTGGACGTCCATCAGGACCACATCGGGCCGGAGCTCGGCGGCCATCCGGACCGCCGCCACGCCGTCGCCGGCCTCGCCGACCACCGTGATGCCCGGGTCGGTCTGCAGCACCAGCACCAGCCCGGAGCGCACCGCGGCCTGGTCGTCGGCCACCAGCACCCGTATGCGCTCGGGCCGTATGTCCTCGGGCCGTATCTCCTCCGGCCGTATCTCCTCCGGCCTGCCCGCCGGGGCGTGGCCCGGCGCATCCGCCGGCCCGCCCCTCCGTTCGCCCGCCGCCGGCTCCTCCACCAGCCCGTCCACCAGCCCCGCCATTAACCCCTCCACCGGCTCCTCCGCCGTCTGCTCCACTGGCTGTGCCACCTTTCTCGTCCGCTGCTCGTCCGCTGCTCGTCCGCTTCTCGTCCGCTAGGAGTCAGGAGTGCTGTGTCAGCGGGAGCACGGCCCGCACCCGCCAGCGTCCGGGGGCGGTGCGGTCGGGTCCCGCGTCGAAGATGCCGCCGACCAGTGCGGCCCGTTCGGACATTCCGGCGAGGCCGGCGCCCGCTCCGGTGGTCAGCTGCGCCACGGGGCGCTGCCGGGCCCGGCCGTCGGGGCGGGTCAGCGGGCTGTCGACCGAGAGGGTCAGCTGCCCGGCGCCGGTCTCGCAGCGGATGTGCACCCGCCCCGCCGAGGCGTGCTTGAGGACATTGGTCAGTGCCTCCTGCACGATGCGGTACGCCGTCACCTCGATCACCGAGGACACTTCGGGGAAGTGCTCGGGGAACTCGGTGTGCAGGGTGAGCGCCGCCGCGTCGGCGGCCGGCCTGGCCTGTTCGACGAGCGACCCCAGCGCGTTCAGCTGGGGCCGGTCCCAGTCGTCGTCCACCCCGCGGTCGGAGCGCAACAGCACCACCATCCGCCGCATTTCGGCCAGCCCCTGCACACTGTTCTCGCGGATCACCGCGAGCGCCCGCAGTACCGGATCCTCCTCCGCACCCTCCTCCTCGGCGGCGCCGTCCTTCTCCCCCTTCTCCCCCTTCGCCCCGGCGAGCGAGAGCACGGCGCTGGAGTGAATGGCGATGGCGCTGAGGTGGTTGGCCACCAGATCGTGCAGCTCACGGGCCATCCGGGTGCGTTCGGTCTGCAGTACGGTCTTGCGGTCCAGCTCCGCCAGCCGGTTGATCTGCGCGGCGCGCTGCCGTTCGGTGTCCGCCCGCTCCTTGTGGTTGCGTATCAACACCCCCGTCCACACCGGGGAGATGAGCAGCAGCGCGACGATGACGCCGGTCGTCACCCCCTCCGAGCGGTCGCCGGTGAGGACGAGGACCACGGTGGTGGCGAGGGTGGCCGTGACGCTCCCGGTCTGCAGCAGCCGGCACAGCCAGGGGGCGCCGTACAGCGCGGCCGCATAGAGCAGATCGGTGTAGATGAGGACCGGGCCCAGACCGCCGCTGGACATGGTCTCCACGATGACGGTGAGGGTGCCGACGGCGACGGCGGGAGCCGGCCGGGCACTGCGCAGGGCGGTCGCGGCGCACAGCACGACGACCGGCAGGACGGCCTGCCAGGCGGGGATGTCGCCCCCCCTCACCTGTGAGCCGCCCACGACATACAGAATCAGACAGCCGGCAAAGAAACCGACCGCCAATCTGAGGTCACGGAGCGGTACGGGGCGGTGGCGCGCGTGCGTACTGGTGAAAGGACGTAACCACACACGAGGACAGTACTTCCGTGCGCTGCCCGTTCTCCTGGCCCTGGCGCCCGAATTTGGTTCCGTCTCTCGTACATCGAAGTATGTAGCCGTACATCAGCAAGAGGGATGACTCGAAGGTTCCGGAGGATCTGCAAACCTTGAGCTGTCTGTATCGATCGATGTAGGCGAAAAAGGGGGAGAGAAGAACTGTTCGACGGGCCGTCACTCACCCAGTACGGCCCAGGCACCGCTCAACTGTGGAGGACGGAAAGTACGTGGAAACGAACGCCGCTCTTCTCGAACTCTGTCCGGAGCCCCTTGACCTGGGCGTTGGGCACCACTGGCAGCACCCGGGACGGAACCGCCCAACGCCGCTCGCGGCCGCACCGGCACCCGCACCCGCATCTGCTCCCGATCGCCCGGACATCCGGTCCACACCCGTCCCGCTCTTCGTCGTCCCCGTAGGATCCACCCCTCCCCACGGACCGGGAACGGCGCTGTCCCCCGACAGCTGCCCGGACCTCAACGGCCACTCCCGGGCCAGCCTCGACGCCGCGTCCCGCGGCCGGCTGCTGGCCCGCCTCCCCGACCGGGTGAGCGCCGCGATGGCCGCCGCCTGCCACTGGGAGTTGTACGCGACCCGCGGCCTGCTGATCGTGGCCTGCGGTGAGGACGCCCGTCAGATGGGCTTCTCGGTGGAGTCCGTCCGCCCCGGAGCGTCCTTGCCGCACACCCCGTACGAGGTGCTGACGGACCAGGAGGCCCGCACCGCGGCCGGGCGCCCGGCCGCCGAGCGGGAACGCCTCGTCACGCGTTACTGGGTCCGCAAGGATGCCGCGCTGCAGGCCGTCGGCGGCGGTCTGTCCCTCGCTCCCGAACGCATCGAGGCCGGTTTCCCCGGCGACCGCGGCACGGTCCTCGTCCCGGGTCCGCAGGGTCTGGAAGTCCCCGTTCTGGTAAGGAACTTCACCTTCTCCGCCTCCTACGAGTTCGCCGTCGCCACCCCGGAACCCCTCGCCCTCACCCCGTCCTTCGCCTATTCGGTCAGGTAAATGCCCGTTTCTGCGGGGGCGGCGGCAAGGGCGGCGGACCGGAATTGCCGCGGCTGGCCGGAATTCGGACCTTGACGGCCTTGACCGCCTTGACCGCCTTGGCGGGTTTGACGTAAGGCGACGGCGCGGAAATGGGCGGCAGAATCCCCGGAATCCCCGGTCACGGGCCAAAGGGCCGTGCCGATGCGAGGGGGGCTCGCTTAGCGCCCACCCGGGTGAAACACCTGCATGTCGCACTCCCCGGGACCCCGGAAAACCATATTGCCGGGTTAGTTGGTGCGTGCCCACCGGTCGTGGCGAGTACCGCGTCACGGCGTTGCCGGAGCACAGCGGAGGATTCCCGTCATGCCGTCGCCCCTCGCCAAACGGTCCGCCGAAAGGCTCCTGCTCGTGCTGCTGGTCCTCCTGGGCGTCGCGGGCCTGGCCGGTCTCACCGGCCCGGCCGCGGCGGCCGCCGGGCAGCCCTTCGGCCCGCCGGGACCCGACTGGGAGCGCATCGCCGCCTGTGAGAGCAACGGCCGCTGGCACATCAACACCGGCAACGGCTACCACGGCGGCCTGCAGATCGACCCCGCCACCTGGCGTGCCTACGGCGGCCTCCGCTACGCCCCACGTGCCGACCTCGCCACCCGCGCCGAGCAGATCGCCGTCGGTGAGCGCATCGCCCGGGACCGCGGCCTGTCCGCCTGGCCCAACTGCGCAGGCGCCACGAACGGTTCCGCCGGCAGCTCCGCCCCCGCCGACCGGCAGACGTCAGCCGACCGGCAGACCGCCGCGGCCGACCGGATTCCCGCGGCCGACAGTGCCCCCGCTGCCGACCGGGCCCCCGCTCCGCGCGCCCACCGCGCGCGCATCGCCACCAAGGCCCGCAGCTATGTCGTGCACCGTGGCGACTGCCTTTCCGACATCGCCGAACGCGCCCACACCCGGGGCGGCACCAAAGGCCTCTACGTCCTGAACAAGCATGCGCTCGACCAGGGCCCGGACCGCATCTACCCCGGACAGCGGCTGCGGCTGCGGAGGTGAGTCGCGGCGGTTCGTGCCGGCGACGGAGAGAGCCGTCACGGTGAATCCGCTGCTCGGTCAGAGTGAATGCGTGGGACGGGCCGTTGCTCAGGCTTGGCGGATGGGAGAAGGCCCGATAGCAAGTCCGCGGGTACCCAACCGCGAGGTGCAGGAGCACACAGTGAAGAACATGGCACGCGTCAATTTCGTGATCGCAGGAGCTTGCGGCCTGCTCCTGGCGGCCGGGGCGGCGCCCGCCCAGGCATGGGACGGGGGGCCGTACGGCCTCGACGGGGTGTGGAACAGCGACACGGTGGCCAGCTTCCACGCCGGCTTCAGCTGCCGCAACCGGGCAAGGATCTGCATCAACGGCCCGCTGAACAGCGGAAACGTCAGCAACTCGCAGAATGTCCACC includes:
- a CDS encoding class III lanthipeptide is translated as MSTDPRKGGDEMTIMDLQGLEVPGERDAQALGSTISGGC
- a CDS encoding FAD/NAD(P)-binding protein — encoded protein: MNDPVGPARSLCLIGCGPRGASIVERILANVPALYGDRPLDLHIVDPYPPGAGRTWRTDQPGLLWMNSAAEQVTMYPDESVECAGPPRPGPTTAGWLDAPLHDGAYAARRDQGRYLRHFFETVTRERPASVRLYVHRARAVDLRRTPAGAAPGGRGRQQVILDSGQPPFLADRVVFAQGHTDTLAAPAPAGLTRIGPGPADPAALAAVPPGARVLVRGLGLVFIDCLALLTEGRGGRFVRPAPGGPLRYLPSGREPRLYAGSRRGVPLPPKPAYAPPAGPRAASAPAGTTAPAALAAPAAPAVTATPTAPAAPRFATVDACRAVLSRPGASFGGEVWPLVVAELGWCHYRALFAGQPARTRMSWPDFDAQYALLHPDADRLAKLAREAVPDPADRLDLARLADPLAGLRFAGPDDLQHRLRGLLAEELRRRTGPASGVATALVDGLRLAGAVIEELWRSGELSAGQLAEALDHFALGTYLSSGPPPLRAEQLLALAEAGVVTFVGPGMRVSPVPGDGGVPGGGDVPGGGDVPGDEALPEDRASESAPRRAVFRATSPALPGTGYEADILLDARLAAPDPDRVTDPLLRALLSRGELVQERPGDDAAGMLRLSGADLHPVDSTGTVHHDRTIAGPAQFPRPHTNAVYFRQNDAIARALLADG
- a CDS encoding response regulator, producing the protein MEEPAAGERRGGPADAPGHAPAGRPEEIRPEEIRPEDIRPERIRVLVADDQAAVRSGLVLVLQTDPGITVVGEAGDGVAAVRMAAELRPDVVLMDVQMPQLNGVAATRRIVERGLAEVLVLTTFDLNEYIFGALRAGAGGFILKNAEPAVLVSAVREVAHGDGFLTPAIARRLITEFAGRPPVAGPTLPAGAAQSLDTLTKRELEVLACIARGLANSAIAETLHLAEGTVKTHTSRILSKLNLRSRVQAAILAQQHGIALRG
- a CDS encoding sensor histidine kinase; the protein is MGGSQVRGGDIPAWQAVLPVVVLCAATALRSARPAPAVAVGTLTVIVETMSSGGLGPVLIYTDLLYAAALYGAPWLCRLLQTGSVTATLATTVVLVLTGDRSEGVTTGVIVALLLISPVWTGVLIRNHKERADTERQRAAQINRLAELDRKTVLQTERTRMARELHDLVANHLSAIAIHSSAVLSLAGAKGEKGEKDGAAEEEGAEEDPVLRALAVIRENSVQGLAEMRRMVVLLRSDRGVDDDWDRPQLNALGSLVEQARPAADAAALTLHTEFPEHFPEVSSVIEVTAYRIVQEALTNVLKHASAGRVHIRCETGAGQLTLSVDSPLTRPDGRARQRPVAQLTTGAGAGLAGMSERAALVGGIFDAGPDRTAPGRWRVRAVLPLTQHS
- a CDS encoding 4-phosphopantetheinyl transferase family protein, whose product is METNAALLELCPEPLDLGVGHHWQHPGRNRPTPLAAAPAPAPASAPDRPDIRSTPVPLFVVPVGSTPPHGPGTALSPDSCPDLNGHSRASLDAASRGRLLARLPDRVSAAMAAACHWELYATRGLLIVACGEDARQMGFSVESVRPGASLPHTPYEVLTDQEARTAAGRPAAERERLVTRYWVRKDAALQAVGGGLSLAPERIEAGFPGDRGTVLVPGPQGLEVPVLVRNFTFSASYEFAVATPEPLALTPSFAYSVR
- a CDS encoding transglycosylase family protein, which codes for MPSPLAKRSAERLLLVLLVLLGVAGLAGLTGPAAAAAGQPFGPPGPDWERIAACESNGRWHINTGNGYHGGLQIDPATWRAYGGLRYAPRADLATRAEQIAVGERIARDRGLSAWPNCAGATNGSAGSSAPADRQTSADRQTAAADRIPAADSAPAADRAPAPRAHRARIATKARSYVVHRGDCLSDIAERAHTRGGTKGLYVLNKHALDQGPDRIYPGQRLRLRR